A DNA window from Pseudomonas resinovorans NBRC 106553 contains the following coding sequences:
- a CDS encoding DUF3631 domain-containing protein, translated as MNTALIPEAQSPIQLAIRNLEHDAGALYAPAILELFRTLRGKDPAAFARLRAQVKETKRLSMVEFDKLTASSNDNNRPSGGIFVEVEPWPDPVNGTVLLDDVTHALARHVIADKETLRAAALWVTFTWLVDVVQVAPIANITAPEKRCGKSILLTALGKLAYRPLQVSNIAPAALFRSIELWAPTLLIDEVDAFLAAHEDARGILNAGFTRDSATVIRCVGDDHIPTPFNVWGAKALCGIGKIADTLADRSVPLRLRRRTPGENVESLRHSDPALWDCLRARLARFALDSAEAISKARPTPIPGLNDRANDAWEPLLAIADLVGEHWPKMARNAAITLHGLEGEAPSIGAELLADVKVVFDDKRALKIFGADLLNALIADEEAPWATWNRGKPMSPRQFSAKLTDFGIKSKDVRLGLEVKKGYHLEQFTDAFGRYLSVDTHLTSATPLQPSNDKACSVAESAIAPTQKEPSATSKATVGASCSDVADKTPPLDKEEALPLWDENDTEEL; from the coding sequence ATGAACACTGCATTGATACCGGAAGCCCAAAGCCCCATTCAGCTCGCCATTCGCAATCTGGAACACGACGCTGGCGCCCTGTACGCGCCGGCCATTCTGGAGCTGTTTCGTACCCTGCGCGGCAAAGACCCTGCCGCTTTCGCCCGCCTGCGCGCACAGGTGAAGGAAACCAAGCGCCTGAGCATGGTGGAGTTCGACAAGCTCACTGCCAGCAGTAATGACAACAACCGGCCTAGCGGCGGAATCTTCGTCGAAGTGGAGCCCTGGCCCGATCCGGTGAACGGTACCGTCCTGCTGGATGATGTAACCCACGCCCTGGCCCGCCATGTCATCGCCGACAAGGAAACGCTCCGTGCGGCTGCCCTGTGGGTAACCTTCACCTGGCTGGTGGACGTGGTACAGGTGGCCCCCATCGCCAACATCACCGCCCCGGAGAAACGCTGCGGCAAGTCCATCCTGCTCACTGCCTTGGGCAAACTGGCTTACCGGCCGTTGCAGGTGTCCAACATCGCCCCGGCTGCATTGTTCCGCTCCATTGAGCTGTGGGCACCGACCCTGCTGATCGATGAGGTGGATGCTTTCCTAGCGGCCCATGAGGATGCACGCGGCATTCTGAATGCCGGCTTCACTCGGGATAGCGCCACCGTCATCCGCTGCGTGGGCGACGACCACATACCCACCCCGTTCAACGTCTGGGGCGCCAAGGCACTGTGTGGCATCGGCAAGATTGCAGACACCTTGGCCGACCGCAGCGTGCCGCTCCGCCTGCGCCGACGTACGCCGGGCGAAAACGTGGAAAGCCTGCGCCACTCTGACCCGGCGCTGTGGGACTGCCTGCGCGCACGGCTGGCCCGTTTCGCGCTCGACAGCGCAGAGGCAATCAGCAAAGCAAGGCCCACCCCCATCCCCGGTTTGAACGACCGCGCCAACGACGCATGGGAGCCGCTGCTGGCTATCGCTGACCTGGTGGGCGAGCACTGGCCCAAGATGGCCCGCAATGCCGCGATCACGCTCCACGGTCTGGAAGGTGAAGCGCCGAGCATTGGTGCTGAACTGCTGGCGGACGTAAAGGTCGTGTTCGACGACAAGCGCGCTCTCAAGATTTTCGGCGCCGATTTGCTGAATGCGCTGATCGCCGACGAGGAAGCTCCGTGGGCAACTTGGAATCGGGGCAAACCCATGTCGCCGCGCCAGTTCTCGGCCAAGCTCACCGACTTCGGAATCAAGTCGAAGGATGTGCGCCTGGGTTTAGAGGTGAAGAAGGGCTATCACCTGGAACAGTTCACCGACGCCTTTGGCCGCTACCTTTCCGTAGACACCCACCTTACAAGCGCTACACCGCTACAACCCAGTAACGACAAGGCCTGCAGCGTTGCGGAGAGCGCTATAGCTCCTACGCAAAAAGAGCCTTCCGCTACAAGCAAAGCCACGGTTGGCGCGAGTTGTAGCGATGTAGCGGATAAAACACCCCCTCTCGACAAAGAGGAAGCACTGCCGCTGTGGGATGAAAACGACACGGAGGAGCTGTAA
- a CDS encoding type I restriction endonuclease subunit R — protein MAFLSEAAVEQALLDQLRALDYSIEREEDIGPDGHRPERESHDEVVLKKRFEDAVARLNPGLPLEARQDAVRRVMQSELPSLLEENRRIHKLMTEGVDVEYYADDGTLAAGKVVLIDFEHPGQNDWLAVSQFVVINGQNNRRPDVVVFVNGLPLGVIELKAPGSAGAHLLGAFNQLQTYKKQIPALFNTNVLLVTSDGIAARVGSLSADLERFMPWRTTDGTAVAPKGAPELSTLIEGVFEHRRLLDVLCHFTVFGETGSGLAKIIAGYHQFHAVRHAVNSTVTASSPEGNQRVGVIWHTQGSGKSLLMAFYAGQLVKHPEMANPTLVVLTDRNDLDDQLFSTFSMCRDLIRQTPVQAESREDLQKVLNRASGGVIFTTLQKFGEIDEPLTRRRNVVVIADEAHRSQYGFKAKVDAKTGEISYGFAKYMRDALPKASFIGFTGTPIEADDVNTPQVFGDYIDVYDISRAVEDGATVPIYYESRLARIELDEDEKPKIDAEVDDLTEEDSEADQERFKKKWSTVEALVGSDKRLALVARDMVAHFEDRVAALDGKAMVVCMSRRICVKLYDEIVKLRPDWHSDDDNAGAVKIVMTGAASDPQEWQKHIGNKARRDLLAKRARDPKDALKLVIVRDMWLTGFDAPCMHTMYVDKPMQGHGLMQAIARVNRVFRDKPAGLIVDYIGIAQNLKSALQQYSKNDQENTGVDEAQAIAVMMEKFEVVRDMYHGFDYVSALKGTPQERLAMMAGAIEWILDLQQKLAEKETTKEGKKNAHRRYQDAVLALSKAFALASASDEARDIREEVGFFQAIRAALVKSSTGSGVTQQERELAIQQIVSRAVVSTEIVDILAAAGIKSPDISILSDEFLAEVQQMEKKNLALEALRKLINDGIRSRSKANVVQTKAFSERLEDAVARYHANAITTAEVLQELIQLAKDIRAARQRGEESGLSDEEIAFYDALAENESAVQMMGDDALRLIAHELLVSLRENVSVDWAHRDSARARMRVLVKRILRKYGFPPDLQDSAVQTVLQQAEALSSGWSVSR, from the coding sequence ATGGCGTTTCTGTCGGAGGCCGCTGTGGAGCAAGCGCTGCTGGATCAGCTGCGCGCTCTCGATTACAGCATCGAACGTGAGGAGGACATTGGCCCTGATGGACACCGACCAGAGCGCGAGAGTCATGATGAAGTCGTGCTCAAGAAACGGTTCGAGGACGCAGTTGCTCGCCTGAACCCTGGCCTGCCATTGGAGGCCCGGCAGGATGCCGTGCGTCGCGTGATGCAGTCCGAATTGCCCTCATTGCTCGAAGAGAACCGCCGCATCCACAAGCTGATGACCGAAGGCGTGGACGTCGAGTACTACGCCGACGACGGCACGCTGGCCGCTGGCAAGGTTGTGCTCATCGACTTCGAGCACCCGGGGCAGAACGATTGGTTGGCGGTAAGCCAGTTCGTGGTGATCAACGGCCAGAACAACCGACGGCCCGACGTGGTGGTGTTCGTGAACGGCTTGCCGCTTGGCGTGATCGAGCTGAAAGCACCGGGCAGCGCCGGGGCGCATCTACTGGGCGCGTTCAATCAACTACAGACTTACAAGAAGCAGATTCCGGCGCTGTTCAACACCAACGTACTGCTGGTGACGTCGGACGGTATTGCGGCTCGGGTGGGGTCGCTGTCGGCAGACCTTGAACGCTTCATGCCTTGGCGCACCACCGACGGCACGGCCGTTGCCCCGAAGGGCGCGCCGGAACTTTCGACACTGATTGAGGGCGTGTTCGAGCATCGCCGCCTGCTTGATGTGCTCTGTCACTTCACGGTCTTCGGCGAAACCGGTTCGGGCTTAGCCAAGATCATCGCGGGATACCACCAGTTCCACGCGGTGCGACACGCGGTCAACAGCACGGTGACGGCTTCTTCGCCGGAGGGCAATCAACGAGTCGGGGTCATCTGGCACACCCAGGGGTCCGGCAAAAGCCTGTTGATGGCGTTCTATGCCGGACAGCTCGTCAAACACCCAGAAATGGCCAACCCCACGCTGGTGGTGCTGACCGACCGGAACGACCTCGACGACCAGCTCTTCTCGACCTTTTCGATGTGCCGCGACCTGATCCGGCAGACGCCAGTACAGGCCGAGAGCCGCGAAGATCTGCAGAAGGTCTTGAACAGGGCGTCGGGCGGTGTGATTTTCACGACCTTGCAGAAGTTTGGCGAGATCGATGAGCCACTCACCAGGCGACGCAATGTGGTCGTCATCGCGGATGAAGCGCACCGCAGTCAATACGGCTTCAAGGCCAAGGTGGACGCGAAGACGGGCGAAATCTCCTACGGCTTCGCCAAGTACATGCGCGACGCTCTGCCGAAAGCCTCCTTCATCGGCTTTACCGGCACCCCCATCGAGGCGGACGACGTCAACACTCCGCAGGTATTCGGCGATTACATCGATGTCTATGACATTAGCCGTGCGGTCGAAGACGGCGCGACCGTGCCGATTTACTACGAGTCGCGGCTGGCACGTATCGAACTCGACGAGGACGAGAAGCCCAAGATCGATGCAGAGGTTGACGACCTGACCGAGGAAGATTCCGAGGCGGACCAGGAGCGTTTCAAGAAGAAATGGTCAACGGTCGAAGCCCTGGTCGGCAGTGACAAGCGCCTGGCGCTGGTGGCCAGGGACATGGTCGCCCACTTCGAGGATCGCGTGGCTGCCCTCGACGGCAAAGCGATGGTGGTGTGCATGAGCCGCCGCATCTGCGTGAAGCTCTACGACGAAATCGTCAAGTTGCGCCCGGACTGGCACAGCGACGATGACAACGCTGGCGCGGTCAAGATCGTGATGACGGGGGCGGCGAGCGATCCGCAGGAGTGGCAGAAGCACATTGGCAACAAGGCGCGGCGCGATCTGCTCGCCAAGCGCGCCCGCGACCCGAAGGACGCACTCAAACTGGTGATCGTGCGGGATATGTGGCTGACCGGCTTTGACGCACCTTGCATGCACACGATGTACGTGGACAAGCCGATGCAGGGGCACGGCCTGATGCAGGCGATTGCGCGGGTAAACCGCGTGTTCCGCGATAAGCCTGCCGGGCTGATCGTGGACTACATCGGCATCGCGCAAAATCTAAAGTCGGCCCTGCAGCAGTACTCGAAGAACGATCAGGAAAACACTGGCGTCGACGAAGCGCAGGCCATCGCAGTGATGATGGAGAAGTTCGAAGTGGTACGGGATATGTACCACGGCTTCGACTACGTCTCTGCGCTGAAAGGAACGCCTCAGGAGCGCCTCGCGATGATGGCGGGAGCCATTGAGTGGATTCTCGACCTTCAGCAAAAGCTGGCGGAAAAGGAGACGACCAAGGAAGGCAAGAAGAACGCCCATCGACGATACCAGGACGCCGTGCTGGCACTTTCCAAAGCGTTCGCCTTGGCATCCGCTTCCGACGAGGCCCGAGACATTCGGGAGGAAGTCGGCTTCTTCCAGGCGATCCGTGCCGCGCTGGTCAAGAGCAGCACCGGTTCCGGAGTGACTCAGCAAGAGCGCGAGTTGGCGATCCAGCAGATTGTCAGCCGTGCGGTGGTTTCCACCGAGATCGTGGACATCCTGGCCGCGGCGGGCATCAAGAGTCCGGACATTTCCATCCTCTCCGACGAGTTTCTCGCCGAAGTTCAGCAGATGGAGAAGAAGAACCTTGCGTTGGAAGCGTTGCGCAAGCTGATCAACGACGGCATTCGCTCGCGTAGCAAGGCCAACGTGGTGCAGACCAAGGCATTCTCGGAGCGCCTGGAGGACGCCGTGGCGCGCTACCACGCCAATGCCATCACCACTGCTGAGGTGTTGCAGGAGCTGATCCAACTGGCCAAGGATATCCGCGCAGCCCGTCAGCGAGGCGAGGAGTCCGGGCTGTCCGATGAGGAGATCGCCTTCTACGACGCTTTGGCCGAGAACGAAAGTGCTGTGCAGATGATGGGCGACGACGCTCTTCGGCTGATCGCTCACGAGTTGCTTGTGAGCCTGCGTGAAAACGTATCGGTGGACTGGGCTCACCGCGACTCGGCACGAGCCCGGATGCGGGTACTGGTAAAGCGCATCTTGCGGAAGTATGGCTTCCCACCTGATCTGCAGGACTCTGCCGTGCAAACGGTGCTGCAGCAGGCTGAGGCGCTGTCGTCGGGTTGGAGCGTTTCGAGATGA
- a CDS encoding abortive infection family protein, whose product MTMDWFPGIREACAYWRDAPMLQHTFEALQTSLQSESDASIDAAKGLVECVCRVVIDQLDNPTSPLKPRDEAAITEWVSAAIRVLKPGDVRDRKFADLIKHHNGLAESLRVLRNDAGPLSHGKDGFIQALSVYHRRAAILAADALVAFLHKAYLDAQLDPLSSREPWERFAKDNALIDAHVGLVVDAEDSDLFTLRFLLPGRNELPINIEVSRLLYQLDRDAYVEALNAARGAQAPDVEPIEEQGEP is encoded by the coding sequence ATGACCATGGACTGGTTCCCAGGCATCCGCGAGGCCTGCGCGTATTGGCGTGATGCGCCAATGCTTCAGCACACATTTGAAGCATTGCAAACAAGCCTTCAGAGCGAGAGCGATGCTTCGATCGATGCCGCAAAGGGGCTCGTGGAGTGTGTTTGTCGGGTAGTTATTGACCAGCTCGACAACCCCACTTCGCCGCTGAAGCCACGGGACGAGGCAGCGATCACTGAATGGGTATCTGCTGCAATACGAGTGTTAAAACCTGGTGATGTGCGGGATAGGAAATTCGCTGACCTGATAAAGCACCACAACGGCTTGGCAGAGTCTCTCCGTGTGCTGAGAAATGACGCAGGGCCACTGAGCCACGGAAAGGATGGGTTCATCCAAGCCCTGTCGGTTTATCACCGTCGCGCGGCAATCCTTGCAGCAGATGCGCTTGTGGCCTTTCTGCACAAGGCTTATCTGGACGCGCAGCTCGACCCCCTCAGCTCCCGCGAGCCGTGGGAGCGATTCGCCAAGGACAACGCACTGATCGATGCGCACGTGGGGCTCGTAGTAGATGCTGAGGACAGCGATTTATTCACATTGCGCTTTCTACTGCCGGGCCGCAACGAGCTGCCCATCAATATCGAGGTTAGCCGTTTGCTTTACCAACTTGACCGGGACGCCTACGTCGAGGCGTTGAACGCCGCGCGCGGGGCACAGGCTCCGGATGTGGAGCCCATCGAAGAACAAGGAGAACCGTAA